Genomic window (Carboxydothermus pertinax):
CATTGCCCTATCCTCCTGGCAGGTAAAGCTATTTAAAGTATTGCCATTTTAGTTAGGTAAAAACCATTTACACAAAACTATTTACATTCCCATAATTATAAACAACGTGCATGCCAAGAATGGAAAAATGCTGAAATGAAAAGATTTCATGGTCTAGACCGTGCCCAAGGGTATGGTCTATTAAGCATGTCCAAACAAGCTAAATTAACAGCAATTGCAGTAAATTTAAAGAGGATAGCAAGTATACTATCCTCTTTAAATCATTTTATTTTTGTGTTACTACATAAATATTTGTTTAAAGGAAGATTTTACAGCTATAAAAAGCCAATTTGCACCTAAAAAATGTTACTTTTTCAGTCCTCTCGGACGGTTCTTACATGGACCTTTTTCAAAAAAATTCCCCGGCAGAACCGGGGTATAATGGGCTTATATGGTTTAGAAAAAAGATAGGGTATATAAAAATAAATAAACCAAATAGAAAAACCCTTCTCCGAACAAGAGAAGGGCTTTAATGCAAATACACCGCTTCTTCCCTGTCCGCGCAAGGAATAAAAGCTTTCCCTCAGGGCAGGTCTCCTGGCTACAGCTCATCGCTTTTCTTCCCTTCCCATCCCGTTAGGATAGTGGTTAAAAAGAAAAGCTCCCTGTTTACAGTGGCGGGACCGCGCCGTTACCCGAAATTCAGGCTCGGACTTCCCTTTTAAGCCTTATAGGCACCCATTTTGGAGGTATGAATTTGGAGGTTGGAAGTTGGAAAGAACCTTTAAAAGCAGACTTTTTAAACTTTATTATGCTTCTGCTTTTTCTTCTTTTTTGTCCTCTAAAGCAATTTCATCTTGTATTTCTTTGGCTCCCTTACGGAACTCCTTAACCGTCTGGCCAAAGGCTTTACCAAGTTCGGGAAGTTTAGACGGACCAAAGATAATAAGAGCAATTAACAAAACTACCAAAAGTTCTTGCCAGCCAAAACCGCCAAACATAATTTAGCCTCCTTCAAATAAATTATCCCTTTTTAATCCCTGGGTGATGTAACAATTAAGGCATAAATCTTCAGCATTTATTGGAGTAAAGGTTTTACCACATTTTTGACAAGTTTTTACTAAGATTTTTGCCAAAACTTTTTCCTTCTTTAAATATACATCATTCACAGTAATTTTACCATCGTTTTTTAAGATTTTTTTAGGACAAGCCTCAAGGCAAAGACCGCAATTTAGACAAAAAGCAGGATTAAATAGCAGTTGACCCTCTTTGATAGATAATGCCCCGGTTGGACAAAGCCGTTCACATACCCCACAACCATTGCAATCGCCCAGCGCTTTCAAGTTTTCCCCTAATGCATTTTCCCCGGAAATTTGCCCCTGATAAAGTTCCAGTGCTTTTAAAAAATAGCGGTGTTTTAACGACACGCGTTTGGCAAAAATATCGTTGGGGTCGTCTTTTTCTTTTAAAAGAAAACTTGCTGCGGTATTTCTTAACTTCCCCGTTAAAAAGCTAAAAAACTCCCGTCGGGAAAATTCTTTAGGCGGTTGACCCTTTTGGTGCAGGATAAAAGCTGACAAATTTCCCAAACGTTCCTCAGCAGTCTTTAGGTGTTGCAGGAAAAGTTCCTTACCTTGAGAATAACGGCAACCATTGCAGCTTTCTAAGTAAAAATTCAATTTCTTTCCTGACGCCGCAAGAATTGCTATTTCCCCGGTATCTAAAAAGCCGTAACAGGGAAGATTAATTTTGCTGGAATTAGCGGGGTTTAAAGTACAACCAATATGGCCTTCTTCCTGAATTTCGGCAACTTCTTTTAACGGGGTTACCCCACTTAAATTAATCGCCCCGGTGGGACATACAGCTTTACAAAACCCGCAGTTTACGCAGTCTTCTTTATTTATGGCGATTTTCTCCCCGTCTTTAAAAATAGCCTTGGTAGGACATACTGTAACGCATTTTCCGCATTTAAAGGGTAAATAGCGATGTTCTAAACAAAAGGAAGGCGCGATTTCCGCCTTCCCGGTAAAAGCCTCAAAAAAATCGCTCATACTCTCCCGCCCATTTCAAAGTATTTAAGCAAAAAATGGAACAAGTTATCGATCTCCCCAAAACCAAATACCGGACAGTCTACCTCTAAATTTAAATCACTAACCACCGCCACCAGAAGTTCCGGTGGAGAAAAAGGTTCCTGGTAAATTTCACTTCTAATTACCTCTATCCGGGGAAATGGCCGGTTTTTAAAGCCTTCCACCAGGATAAGGTCCATATCCCGGTAAAATTCAAAAACTTCTTCGAGTAGTACTTCCCTTTCCACCATAAACGCTGCCTTGCCAGGTCCAAGAATTCCAACCTTCACTCCGCCCGCCTGCCGGTAACGATAAGTATCCTTTCCCGGTTGGTCCACTTCAAAGCCGTGAACATCGTGTTTTACAACCCCTACTTTAAACCCATGCCCGGTAAAGAGCTGCACTAATTTTTCTGCTACGGTAGTTTTGCCGGAATTAGAATAGCCCACTATCTGGAGTATCGAAGGCACTTAAGCTTCCTCCTTCAATTAAAACAATATTAACCGGATCATTGGTTTTTAAGGGCGGACAATTTTTGGGAATTTCCACCAGAGCATTGGAGTTTAAAACCCCTTTTAACGAGCCGGGGGAAAGCCAGGGTAAGATTTTTACCCGAAACTCTCCTTCTTTTAAGTAACAATAGCCCCGGGCAAAACGCCGTTGTCCCCGGGTTTTATCAAAGGGGTGATCCAAAAATGCCTTCACCCGGGCATGGTAAATATTTTGCCGACCGGTTAATTTTCTGATCACGGGGTAAGCAATTAGCTCGAAAGAAGTCATGGCTGCCTGGGGATTTCCCGATAAACCAATAACTATTTTCCCGTTAGCCACAGCTCCAATCACCGGTGTACCGGGTTTAAAATCGGTTTTCCAGAATAAAATTTCGGCACCGATACTTTCTAAAGCTTTAATTATTAAATCATATTCCCCCACCGATGCTCCCCCGGTGGTCAGCACCAAATCGGCCATTTCCAGCCCCCGTTTTATTTCTTGCGCAATTAAATTTAAATCATCGTTTACAATCTGACCTAAAACAGGCTCTCCTCCGGATCTTGCCACCAATGCCCCGATGCTGTATAAATTGGTATTGCGAATTTTCCCCGGACCGGGAATCTGTTCAATATCCACCAGTTCACTGCCCGTGCAAATAATGTAAACTTTAGGTATTTTATAAACCGCTACCTTCTTTTTCCCAGCCAACGCCAAAAGAGAAATGGTATTAGCATTAATTACCCGGTCTTTTTCAATTATAACATCCCCGGGTAAAAAATCTTCTCCCTTTTTGACAATATTAGCTCCAGGTTTTACGGGAAAGTCAATTACTACATAACCGTTTTCTTCCACCACATCTTCAAATTTAACTACCGCATCGGCACCTTCGGGAATCATAGCCCCGGTCATAAGCTTAACCGCTTCACCGGAGTTTACCGGCCTTGTAGCCGGCACTCCCGCTGGAAGGTAATCGACAATTTTAAACATCACCTTTTGGCCTTTTTCCCGGGGAGTATCAGAACTCCTAAAAGCAAAGCCATCCAAAGGAGAACGGGAAAAAGGTGGCACCATTATATCAGCAAAAACATCCTCCGCCAGTACCCGGTTCTGGCTCTTTAAAATTTCCACGGTCTCAATGTCGGGTTTGGGGACATATGCCAAAAGCATATTTAAAGCTTTTTCCAAAGCTACGTTGGTTTCCATGTTACTACTCCTTTGAAATAAAAATTTTTAACAGTTTTTCATAATCCGCCGGGGTATTAACATTTAAAAGATATTCTTCCTTCTGTAAGTTTGCGGGAAGGTCTTCAAAATTAATAACCTTAACTTTAACTTGCGGGTAAAACTCAATAATTTTATTTTTCTTAAGAGCTAAATGTTGGTCCACCACAGGATAAATACTTTTCCGGTAAATACCAATTAGAGGCTCAATTTTGCCTTTAAACGCCAGAACTGTTACATCAAAATCCCCGGTATTTACTGCTAAATGACCAGGAATACCAGCCGGCAACAATGGTAAATCACAGGCAGTAATAAAAACCTTTTCATTAGTGGCAACCCTTAAGGCCGTTTCAATCCCTGCCAGTGGCCCCTGGGCCGGATAACGATCGTTATACACCGGAAGCCCAAGAAAATCATACTCGCTGGTGTTGGCAACAATAAAAAGCTCAGAGGCAATTGGTTGGAAATTAGTTATTAAATGTTCAATTATAGTTTTTGACTCAAGGGGAAGCAAAGCTTTGTTTCGCCCCATGCGCGAACTTTTGCCGCCGGCCAAAATGGCAACAGTTAAATTTTGCATTTAACCCTCCTTGAAATTATTTTCTTTAACCGCATTTACCTCTTTTGTTATGCTTTCTTCAATTTCGGTAGTAGCCTTTTTAAACTCCCGGATTCCTCTTCCTAAAGCCCGGCCAAGTTCTGGAAGTTTGGAAGGTCCAAAAATGACCAAGGCAATAACCAGGATTACCGCTATCTCCGGAAAACCAATATTGTTAAACATAAGCCCCCTCTTTGATTCAGTTTTTTTACCAAACAGTAGCTAACCGCTAATCAAAGCAAAAATACTAAATTTTGAGATTAATTACGCTAACAGGTGAATCCCCCGTTCGGTAAATTTACTGGTTAATTTTATTTTACCACAAGAGGATTCACCTGTTTGCTTATTTTTTATCATTTTGGATTTTTTCTTTAGTATTTTAGCCCTAGCAGGAATAAATTTTTAAAACATCCCTACCTTCAAAGCTACCACGGAACTGTAGAACAGTTCCCGTCCGATAATTTCGCCCACCAGGGTTAAAAGGAAAAGATAGGCTACCATATTCTTTTCGGAAAAACCTTTTTTTACTACCAGCAGAGACACCAGGGCTAAAGGTATAAGCCAGCCCAAAACCGTCCTGAACCAGAAAGCCCCGCTCTGAATAATGTTTAACCCGTTTTGATAACCGGCACCCTGCCCGGATAGCAGCACGGACACATACACCATAAAAACAACCAGGCTTAAGGCTAAAACCATTCCGGTAAAATTTAGCGGTATTGGATTATCCTCTCCCCGGAATTGGAACAAAGTACCGATATACAACGGTCCAAGCAAGGCAGCCGTAAGCAAAAAGAAAACAATGGGGCTGACATTATTCCAGGCGGGACGAGCCGGTAAGACATAGATCATTGCAGAAGACACTACCGCCAGGACGGCAATTAACGCTGTAATCCCGCCGGTTATTTTCCGCAGACTCTTTTCGGAATCCTTCCATAATAAACAGTATACTACAGAAGCCAGTAAAAATAAGGAAAATAACACAACTTCCCGGCTCAACCAGGAGCTACCAATATTCGTTAACGCCCGGTAGGCGTTAAACGGGTGGCCAAGGTGAAATAGGGACACCAGCAGGCTTAAGGCCGTAACCCCAACAATGGTCTTGGCAGCCAGCCGGCCTGAGGCAATTTCGATCTTTTCCGAAAAAGCATCCAGTAACCAAAGGGTGACCAGGGCACCGGCCGCCAACTGCGATAAAACGGTAAAAAACACTAACGGGTACTCCATTACCTGTCCCTCCTTATTTGAACTCCCATTTTCGGGTTCACAAACCGGGTAGTAGGTTTGGTAATTGAAGGGTCGGGAAATCCGGGCAAACTCTTTACCGTCCCGTATTCATTAAATGAGTTTAAATCAATAACGCTGAGGGCTTCCATCGGGCAGCTGGCCACACAGACCGGTTTCTCCCCTCGGTCCTGCCTCTGAGCGCACATGTGACATTTTTCCACTTTTTTATACCGCTCATTAAATTGGGGCACGCCATAAGGACAGGCCATGATACACATTTTACAGCCAATGCAACGGTCATGGTTCTGAATAACTATGCCATCCTCACGCTTGGTATAGGCTTTCACCGGGCAAACCCTGACACACTCCGGTTGTTCACAATGATTACAGGCCAAAGACATGAAATTCCTTTCGGGTAGGGGAAAGCCTTCCTCTTTAAGAGGATAAACCTTGCGCCAACGAATAGACGGATCCAACTGGTATTCATTTTTACAAGCCATTTCGCAAGCGTGACAACCTATGCAGCGCTCCGAATTCACCAGAAAACCTAACTTTTTAGCCATTTCAGTCTCCCCCCTTTACACCTTCTCCAGGTTTACAAAATTGTCATGAAACGCCAGTCCCGGCATACCGGTGGCTTTTCGACCCATGTCGGATGGAACGGCCTTAAGCGTATAATTGATATTATAGTTTTTATCTTTATACCAGGCCTCATATACTGCTACGGTATCAGGGGGTACGGTTTCGGTTATTTTAGCCGGCAAAATGACATATCCAAGATCGTTATACACTTTTACGTAATCTTTATCCTTAATACCATATTTTGCTGCTAAGGCAGGATGGATCTCCAATACCGGTTCATCGTTGATGGCAGCCATCCAGTCAAGGTTTTGGAACTGGCTGTGAAGGCCCAGCTTCCAGTGCGAAGAAATACACCGTATAGGGTACTTATCCGGTGGCTGTAATTCCTCAACGTAAACCGGCAGGGGATGATGCCCGTACTTCTTTGCTTCCTCGGACCAGAATTCGTACTTGCCGGAAGGAGTTCTGAATTTGCCGTCCTGCCAAGCAATAAGTCCCTGCTTTGCTTTGACGGGACCTTTCTTGAGCTCTTTCCAGTCGCTGATCCCAAACTGGCCATATAACTTGGAGTTAAATTCCTTGCCAACCCATTCCTCCAGGTCACCTGCTGTGGGAAAAGTGCAAGAACCCGGCTCCAGCTCATTTAGCTTTTGGGAAAGCCCCATGGCAATGTGCAAATCATGCTTGGCTTCATACATAGGCTTTATTGCCTGCTGATTTAACGCCAGCCAGTAGTGCCAATAGCTGACATTCACGCCGGGAGCTTCAAAGGGAGTGGTTACGGGAAGAACTATGTCGGACATTGCCACCGTTGGTGTCATGAAAAGGTCGCAGGTAACCACCAGGTCCATAGCTTCAAAGGCTTTTTTCACCACCGATGTTTCCGGGTCCTGGGTTAAAGGGTTTCGGCAGGCAATCCACAGCATTTTGATTGGCGGGTTCTTAGCCGCCAGGACCTCGGCACCAAAATTGTTGATATTGATATACCGGTCGCCGTCGCCGCTGCTGTCCGCAGGAGGTTTTTGTAGCATAGCATGGTAGTTAAAACCCCAGGTCTCCAATTGGGCATATTGCGCCCCGCCACCGGATTTACCAATGTTTCCGGTCATAGCTGCCAGGGCATCGATAGCCCGAACGTTTTGCCCACCGTTAGTATGGCGTTGCATACCGTATCCAATCCAGATGTTGGCCGGTTTGGTAGTTGCGTACTCATGGGCCAGGGTTTCGATGACCTGACGGGGTACTCCAGTTTTTTCGGAAGCCCAGTCGAGAGTAATGTCCGTTTTTAGATAAGTGAAAAACTCCTGATATCCTATAGCATTTTTTGCCAGCCACTCTTCGTCATACAATCCGTTATCAAGAATATATCTGGCCATCCCCAAGGCCAAAGCTCCATCCGTACTGGGTTTAATCTGAATATATAAATCAGCCTTGCTGGCCGTCTGGGTAAGCAGCGGATCAATAACCACGATTTTACAGCCGCGTCTTTGGGCTTCTTCCACAAAATACATGGAATGTACCGAGCACCAGGCCGGGTTAACACCCCACAAAATAAGGTACTTGGAATTCACCAGGTCTTCCGGGTCATTGTTATAAATTGTCCCAAAGTCGAAGGTCTGGGCATCGATACCTGCCGGCCAGCATGGTGTACCGAGTGCCCTGGTAGTATAACCAATGCTGGACATCAAACCCTCTATCCCGTAATGCAGGATGTCAAAGTTTCCCGAGTATTTGTTTAAACAAATCGGCAGGGTCGATCCGTATTCCTTTTTAATCCGAAGGATAGTCTTTGCTATTTCCGTAAAGGCTTCATCCCAACTGATGCGTTCCCACTTGCCCGAACCACGACCTTTTTGCCGCATGGGGTATTTGATCCGGTCGGGGCTGTACACCATTCTCGTGTAGCTATAACCCTTGGCGCAAAGCCTTCCCCGGGTAAAAGTGTTATTGGGATTGCCTTCAACTTTCACCAACACCCCATCCTTAACGGTTGATATGATCGAACAAGTATCATAACAATTCCGCGGGCAGGCATTCAAAAAAGTTTCTACTTTTTCGGCATCTTCAGCAGTAGCCTTATTCAAACCCAT
Coding sequences:
- the tatA gene encoding twin-arginine translocase TatA/TatE family subunit, with amino-acid sequence MFGGFGWQELLVVLLIALIIFGPSKLPELGKAFGQTVKEFRKGAKEIQDEIALEDKKEEKAEA
- a CDS encoding 4Fe-4S binding protein — its product is MSDFFEAFTGKAEIAPSFCLEHRYLPFKCGKCVTVCPTKAIFKDGEKIAINKEDCVNCGFCKAVCPTGAINLSGVTPLKEVAEIQEEGHIGCTLNPANSSKINLPCYGFLDTGEIAILAASGKKLNFYLESCNGCRYSQGKELFLQHLKTAEERLGNLSAFILHQKGQPPKEFSRREFFSFLTGKLRNTAASFLLKEKDDPNDIFAKRVSLKHRYFLKALELYQGQISGENALGENLKALGDCNGCGVCERLCPTGALSIKEGQLLFNPAFCLNCGLCLEACPKKILKNDGKITVNDVYLKKEKVLAKILVKTCQKCGKTFTPINAEDLCLNCYITQGLKRDNLFEGG
- the mobB gene encoding molybdopterin-guanine dinucleotide biosynthesis protein B, which translates into the protein MPSILQIVGYSNSGKTTVAEKLVQLFTGHGFKVGVVKHDVHGFEVDQPGKDTYRYRQAGGVKVGILGPGKAAFMVEREVLLEEVFEFYRDMDLILVEGFKNRPFPRIEVIRSEIYQEPFSPPELLVAVVSDLNLEVDCPVFGFGEIDNLFHFLLKYFEMGGRV
- a CDS encoding molybdopterin molybdotransferase MoeA; amino-acid sequence: METNVALEKALNMLLAYVPKPDIETVEILKSQNRVLAEDVFADIMVPPFSRSPLDGFAFRSSDTPREKGQKVMFKIVDYLPAGVPATRPVNSGEAVKLMTGAMIPEGADAVVKFEDVVEENGYVVIDFPVKPGANIVKKGEDFLPGDVIIEKDRVINANTISLLALAGKKKVAVYKIPKVYIICTGSELVDIEQIPGPGKIRNTNLYSIGALVARSGGEPVLGQIVNDDLNLIAQEIKRGLEMADLVLTTGGASVGEYDLIIKALESIGAEILFWKTDFKPGTPVIGAVANGKIVIGLSGNPQAAMTSFELIAYPVIRKLTGRQNIYHARVKAFLDHPFDKTRGQRRFARGYCYLKEGEFRVKILPWLSPGSLKGVLNSNALVEIPKNCPPLKTNDPVNIVLIEGGSLSAFDTPDSGLF
- the mobA gene encoding molybdenum cofactor guanylyltransferase codes for the protein MQNLTVAILAGGKSSRMGRNKALLPLESKTIIEHLITNFQPIASELFIVANTSEYDFLGLPVYNDRYPAQGPLAGIETALRVATNEKVFITACDLPLLPAGIPGHLAVNTGDFDVTVLAFKGKIEPLIGIYRKSIYPVVDQHLALKKNKIIEFYPQVKVKVINFEDLPANLQKEEYLLNVNTPADYEKLLKIFISKE
- a CDS encoding twin-arginine translocase TatA/TatE family subunit; this translates as MFNNIGFPEIAVILVIALVIFGPSKLPELGRALGRGIREFKKATTEIEESITKEVNAVKENNFKEG
- a CDS encoding dimethyl sulfoxide reductase anchor subunit family protein yields the protein MEYPLVFFTVLSQLAAGALVTLWLLDAFSEKIEIASGRLAAKTIVGVTALSLLVSLFHLGHPFNAYRALTNIGSSWLSREVVLFSLFLLASVVYCLLWKDSEKSLRKITGGITALIAVLAVVSSAMIYVLPARPAWNNVSPIVFFLLTAALLGPLYIGTLFQFRGEDNPIPLNFTGMVLALSLVVFMVYVSVLLSGQGAGYQNGLNIIQSGAFWFRTVLGWLIPLALVSLLVVKKGFSEKNMVAYLFLLTLVGEIIGRELFYSSVVALKVGMF
- a CDS encoding 4Fe-4S dicluster domain-containing protein; the encoded protein is MAKKLGFLVNSERCIGCHACEMACKNEYQLDPSIRWRKVYPLKEEGFPLPERNFMSLACNHCEQPECVRVCPVKAYTKREDGIVIQNHDRCIGCKMCIMACPYGVPQFNERYKKVEKCHMCAQRQDRGEKPVCVASCPMEALSVIDLNSFNEYGTVKSLPGFPDPSITKPTTRFVNPKMGVQIRRDR
- a CDS encoding molybdopterin-containing oxidoreductase family protein: MEKKFTFTRRSFIKGALVAGVAGSLLDFKLMGLNKATAEDAEKVETFLNACPRNCYDTCSIISTVKDGVLVKVEGNPNNTFTRGRLCAKGYSYTRMVYSPDRIKYPMRQKGRGSGKWERISWDEAFTEIAKTILRIKKEYGSTLPICLNKYSGNFDILHYGIEGLMSSIGYTTRALGTPCWPAGIDAQTFDFGTIYNNDPEDLVNSKYLILWGVNPAWCSVHSMYFVEEAQRRGCKIVVIDPLLTQTASKADLYIQIKPSTDGALALGMARYILDNGLYDEEWLAKNAIGYQEFFTYLKTDITLDWASEKTGVPRQVIETLAHEYATTKPANIWIGYGMQRHTNGGQNVRAIDALAAMTGNIGKSGGGAQYAQLETWGFNYHAMLQKPPADSSGDGDRYININNFGAEVLAAKNPPIKMLWIACRNPLTQDPETSVVKKAFEAMDLVVTCDLFMTPTVAMSDIVLPVTTPFEAPGVNVSYWHYWLALNQQAIKPMYEAKHDLHIAMGLSQKLNELEPGSCTFPTAGDLEEWVGKEFNSKLYGQFGISDWKELKKGPVKAKQGLIAWQDGKFRTPSGKYEFWSEEAKKYGHHPLPVYVEELQPPDKYPIRCISSHWKLGLHSQFQNLDWMAAINDEPVLEIHPALAAKYGIKDKDYVKVYNDLGYVILPAKITETVPPDTVAVYEAWYKDKNYNINYTLKAVPSDMGRKATGMPGLAFHDNFVNLEKV